The Micrococcales bacterium genome includes a region encoding these proteins:
- the recO gene encoding DNA repair protein RecO, translating into MEDVAVVLRAYPLGEADRILSLLTEENGVVRAVAKGVRKPSSRFGSRLQPLNHVHVVMYAGRSLATISAVDSVRLYGSLIAGDYVRWSAGHVLAEATERLVSEEMEPARPQYRLLISGLAALADQQRDPRLVIDAFLLRSLATGGWAPSFSDCAQCGAQGPHPWIHLASGGSVCQDCRPAGAVSISPATCALLGALLSGDWDLAGRAGTTARRAASGVVAAYLQLHLERDLRSLPIADKAWLSELSVKLTAEQDVVA; encoded by the coding sequence ATCGAGGACGTTGCCGTGGTGCTGCGTGCCTACCCGCTGGGGGAGGCAGATCGCATCCTCAGCCTGCTCACCGAGGAGAACGGCGTGGTGCGGGCCGTGGCCAAGGGCGTCCGCAAGCCGTCGTCGCGGTTCGGGTCCCGCTTGCAGCCGCTGAACCACGTGCACGTCGTGATGTACGCCGGGCGCAGCCTTGCCACGATCAGCGCGGTGGATTCGGTGCGGTTGTACGGGTCGCTGATCGCCGGGGACTACGTCCGCTGGTCGGCAGGGCATGTCCTGGCCGAGGCGACCGAACGGCTGGTCAGTGAGGAGATGGAGCCGGCGAGGCCGCAGTACCGGTTGCTGATCAGCGGGCTGGCCGCCCTGGCCGATCAGCAGCGCGACCCGCGGTTGGTCATCGATGCGTTCCTCCTGCGCTCGCTGGCGACCGGGGGCTGGGCGCCGAGTTTCTCGGATTGCGCCCAGTGCGGTGCCCAGGGCCCGCACCCGTGGATCCACCTGGCCTCCGGCGGTTCGGTGTGCCAGGACTGCCGGCCCGCCGGCGCGGTGTCGATCAGCCCGGCGACGTGCGCCTTGCTGGGAGCGCTGCTCAGCGGTGACTGGGACCTGGCCGGGCGGGCGGGAACGACAGCCCGGCGGGCGGCGTCCGGCGTGGTGGCCGCGTACCTGCAACTGCACCTCGAGCGGGATCTGCGGTCGTTGCCC